The genomic region AAGAAATCGGTAAAACTGTGGGTTTTCCCCATCATCAACCGGCGTCCACCCGAAAACCTTGCCGCTTTAACAATTCGATCACACCTTTCGGGCCGCCAAGGTGCAGGGCACCGATCGCCACGAACAGGGGCCGGTTCGCCCCGGCCAGCGCGATCGAACGCGCGGCGAAGCGGCGGTTGCGCTCGTAGAGGATCTTGTTGTCCATCGCCTCGGCCACCGGCCGCGAGCGCGCGAGCCGCTCCGCTTTCGCGCTGTCCCAGGCGGCCAGCGCGTCGGCGTCGCCGATGCGCCACAGCCGGTGCAGCGCCTGCACGTCGGCGGCGTTCTGCGCCGGCGTCTGCACCAGGTCCTGGGCCAGCATCTCGCGCTGCTCGGCGAGCGTGAGGCCGGTGAACGCGCGCATCTGCTCGGCCAGCGTCTCGAGGCCCACCACGCGCGCGCCCTTCTTCTTGAGAAACACGTTCTGCAGCTGCGCCTCGGTGCCGTATTCGGTCTGCAGCCCGGCCGACAGCGAGTCGTAGGTTTCCACCACCAGCGCGGCGAGCCACGGCCGCATCCGGCGAATTCCGTCGAGCGCGGCCGGATTGCCGCGCAGGCGCGCCGCGAGCCGCTGCCAGAGCGGCTCGGGCAGCAGCTTCGGCAGGCAGGCATAGCGGCACACGCCGTAGCGCGAGACGTCGTCGGCCGACTCGAGCAGGTCGTCGGGCGAGAGTTCGAGCGCGAGCACGGGCGAGGCGGCCAGCGCCGCGAGGATCGGCCGCCGGAACGGCTCGCCGGGCGGGTAGTCGCGCGGGTCGCCGACGTGCAGCGTACCGAGCAGGTAGATGGTGAGCCGGCCGCGCGTGGCGACGTAGAACGGCATGCGCGCCGGCTGGGCGCGCACGGCGCCGCTCGAGACGGTCGGATCGGGCGGCGGCGAGTGGAAGCCGGGCAGCGACAGGGGCGGCGACAGCCGCGCGCCGTTCAGCGGCGCATGGGCG from Burkholderia glumae LMG 2196 = ATCC 33617 harbors:
- a CDS encoding TraB/GumN family protein; the encoded protein is MPEAGAAQRRGASQMARRLRGCRVRGTRLRRRASRRRAGALAQAVLAGACLLAGLGWPAGAALAQGAGAHAPLNGARLSPPLSLPGFHSPPPDPTVSSGAVRAQPARMPFYVATRGRLTIYLLGTLHVGDPRDYPPGEPFRRPILAALAASPVLALELSPDDLLESADDVSRYGVCRYACLPKLLPEPLWQRLAARLRGNPAALDGIRRMRPWLAALVVETYDSLSAGLQTEYGTEAQLQNVFLKKKGARVVGLETLAEQMRAFTGLTLAEQREMLAQDLVQTPAQNAADVQALHRLWRIGDADALAAWDSAKAERLARSRPVAEAMDNKILYERNRRFAARSIALAGANRPLFVAIGALHLGGPKGVIELLKRQGFRVDAG